Sequence from the Stenotrophomonas sp. 364 genome:
TCGTCAGCGTGCACGGTGCCAATGGTTTCAGCTTCGCCAATGCCGGCGGCGGCTGGGAATACCCGGCGTTCTGGGCGCTGGCGCTGCTGGTGCTGTTCTGCATCGGGGACGGCAAGTGGACGCTCGCCTCGCGCTGAGCACCGCACCGTCGTTGATCCTTCCTTGGAGCCTGTGATGTCCCGTCTGCCTTCGCTGTACATCTCCCATGGTTCGCCGATGACCGCGCTCCACCCCGGTCTGGTCGGCCAACGCCTCGCGGCGCTGGCCGCGCAGTTGCCGCGCCCGCGCGCCATTGTGATGGCCTCGGCGCACTGGCTGACCCACCAGCCGACAGTGGGCGCGCACGCGCAACCGCCCACCATCCACGATTTTGGCGGCTTCCCGCAGGCGCTGTTCGACCTGCAATACCCGGCCCCGGGCGACCCGGCCCTGGCCGGCGAGATCGCCGCGCGGCTGGCGGCGGCCGGGCTGCCGACCGCGCTCGACCGCAACCGCGGCCTCGACCACGGCGCCTGGGTGCCGCTGCGCTTCCTGTATCCGCAGGCCGACATTCCGGTGGTACCGCTGGCGATCCAGCCGCTGCTGGGGCCGGCCCACCAGTTCGCGCTGGGCCGCGCACTGGCACCGCTGCGCGAGCAGGGCGTGCTGGTGATCGGCTCGGGCAGCATCACCCACAACCTGCACGACTGGGGCCATTACCAGGACGGCAAGGAAGCGCCGTACGTGCGGCCCTTCATCGGCTGGGTCGAACAGCGCCTGCAGGAGGACGACACCGCCGCGCTGCTCGACTACCGTGCCCGCGCGCCGCACGCAGCGCAGGCGCACCCGACCGACGAGCACCTGCAGCCGCTGCATGTGGCCATGGGCGCTGCCGGGAGTGACACGCTGGGTGCGCAGCGCATCGATGCGGGTATCGATGCGGGATTCCTGGCGATGGACATCTACCGCTTCGATGGGCACGCCACGCGTTGAGGCGCGTGGCGGGGGCTCAGTCGCAGCGATACACGTTGCCGCTCAAGGTCACATTGGTCTGTGCCTGGCTGCCCTGGCGACCGGTGACGCCGGCGCGGTCGGTCAGCAGGTACACCACGTTGCCGCCCATCGCGGCCGCGCGGTTCTTCAGGTCATTGCGTGCGCCCGACTCCAGGTTCTTGTTGGACGTATAGGCACCGGTGAGGAAATTGCCCTGGCTGCCGGTGACGTCGCCGAGGAACTGGCAGCCGACGGGCTCGTTGTGGGTAACCCGAACCTGCGCCGCATGGCGGGTGACGGGAGTGGAGGCACAGCCGGCCAGCAGGCCGGCGAACATCATGGCCATTGCGAGCGTGGTGCGGATGGAACCTGGCTTCATCGGACTAGGGGGTGAGCGGGAAGAGCGGGCACGATACCCACCGTGCAGGCATCAGGAGGCAGTGACGTCATTCGATGACGCCCAATCACTGGATTCAGCGTGTGGTCGGTCACCGCGTTGCGGCCTGGCGGCCAAACAGCTGTGTTACGTTCGTGCCCTGAAGTCGCACTTCTTTCACCAATCGAATGCATACCATTGAAGTCGTCCTGGCGATGCTGGTGGCCGTAGTCGCCAGCGGCTATCTGGTCCGGGTGTTGCCGCTGTCGTTGCCGCTGCCGTTGGTGCAGATCGGCCTGGGCGCGGTCATCGCCGGGGTGTTCAACCGTGGCCACGCGCTGGAACCGGAGATGTTCTTCCTGCTGTTCCTGCCGCCGCTGCTGTTTCTGGACGGCTGGCGTATTCCCAAGCAGGGCCTGTTCCGCGACAAGGGCGTGATCCTGGAGCTAGCGTTCGGCCTGGTGGTGTTCACCGTGATCGGCGCCGGCTTCCTGATCCACTGGATGATTCCGGTGATGCCGTTGGCGGTGGCCTTCGCGCTGGCGGCGATCATCTCGCCCACCGACCCGGTGGCGGTGGGATCGATCGCATCGCGTGCGCCCATTCCCAAGCGGCTGATGCACATCCTGGAAGGCGAGTCGCTGTTGAACGATGCGTCCGGCCTGGTCTGCTTCCGCTTTGCCGTGGCCGCGGTGATGACCGGCAGCTTCTCGCTGGCCACCGCATCGCTCACCTTCCTGTGGGTGGCGCTGGCCGGCGTGGCGATCGGCGCGGCCGTTACCCTGGGCGTGTCCACCTTCCAGCGCTGGCTGTGGCGGCGCTTTGGCGAGGAGCCCGGTGCAGCGCTGCTGGTCAACCTGCTGATTCCGTTCGCCGCCTACCTGCTGGCCGAAGAGGCCAACGCGTCGGGCATTCTGGCGGCGGTGGCAGCGGGCATCACCATGAGCTACGTCGAGCTCACCGGCCGGGTGTCGGGCAGCATGCGCGTGCAGCGCGCGGCCGTGTGGGGAATGCTGCAGTTCAGCTTCAACGGCATCATGTTCGTGCTGCTGGGCGAGCAGTTGCCGGGCATCGTCGAACGCGCCATCACCACCGTCAGCGAGAGCGGCCACCACAGCGCGTGGTGGCTGCTGGTGTACGTGGTGGTGATCAACCTGGCGCTGGTGCTGCTGCGCCTGGCCTGGGTGTGGCTGTCGCTGCGCTGGAGCGTGCTGCGGGCGCGCCACCGCGGTGAAGCGCGGCCGGGTACGTCGTGGCGGATCGTGGTGGCCACCTCGGTGGCCGGTGTGCGCGGTGCGATCACCCTGGCCGGCGTGCTCACCCTGCCGTTGTTCCTGCCCGATGGCAGCGCCTTCCCGGCGCGCGACCTGGTGATCTTCCTGGCCGCGGCGGTGATCCTGGTGTCGCTTGTCGGTGCCAGCGTGGCATTGCCGCGGTTGTTGAAGGGGCTGGAACTGCCGGCCGATTCGGGCGAGCGCAAGGCCGAGGATCTGGCCCGGCGGCTGGCGTCCAAGGCGGCGCTGGCCGGGGTGGAGCGCATGCGCCAGCAGCTGGTGCAGAACCAGACCACCGAGAACGTGCAGCTCTACAACGACGCCGCCTCACGGGTGAGCCTGCTGTACCAGCGCAATCTTGAGAAGGACGACGGCCCGGATGCGGATCCGGAAAAGGTGCAGCGCATGGAGCAGGGCTACCGCCAGCTGCGCGGCGCCGGGCTCACCGCCGAGCGCGAGGAGCTGTTCCGGTTGACCCGGCGCGGCACCATCTCCGACGAGGTCTCGCGCAAGCTGATCCGCAACCTGGACCTGCTGGAAACCCGCCAACGCGATTGAAACCGGGGCACGTCCACCGGGTAGAGCCACCCCATGGGTGGCTGTCGCAATGCCCGATGTCTGGCGCGCGCCTTGCCCGGGAAACAGCCACCCATGGGGTGGCTCTACCCCCCGGGGGCGGCCGTTACGGGCCGGCCATCAACGCGGCTTACGCGTCGGCTTTCTGGTCCAGGTAATACGCCACCACGGTGCCCTTGATCTTGATGGTCATCGGGTTGCCACGGCGGTCACGGGCCTTGCCGGCCTGCACGCGGATCCAGCCTTCGCTGACCGAATACTCTTCAACGTTGTCGCGCTCGACGTCGTTGAAACGGATGCCCACCCCGCGCTCCAGGGCGGCCGCATCGTGGAAGGGGCTGGTCGGGTTGATCGCCAGGTGATCGGGAGGGGTATCGCTCATGGTCATTCAGTTGTGACGGCCACCACGGCCATCTTCCAGGCGCACAGGATAAACCGCGGCGCGGCCCACGCCGAATTTCGCTTCCTGCCAACGCCGCTGCACGGCAGAATGCCCGCCTGCCTCAAGGAACTACCGGTCATGCCTGACAACAGCGATTATTTCGACTTCGAAGAAGACGAGCGCGATTTCGACGAAGACGACTTCGAGGCGCGGATCTGGAACCTGTTCGTGCTGATCAACCCCGGCGATGACGAGCTGGCGCTGCAGCAGTTCAACCGCTGGCGCGAGGCGCTGCTGGAAAGCGGCGAGGAGATCGATGAGGAGGCCGACTGGCTGCCGCCGTTGATGGCCGCCATTGCCTGGCAGTCCGGGTTCGAAGTGGACCGCGAGGATCCCGATGCGCTGGTGTCGGCGATCAACGAGCTGGCGGCACGCTGGAACCTGCAGCTGGACTGGGGTGGCGACCTGGACGATGAGGATTTCGCCGCCGCCACCGATGCCCCGGCGCTGATGGCCACCGCGCACGACCGCCTGCGCGAGCACAACTACGCGCTGTGGAGCGTGGATACGGGCAATGGCGGCCTGGCCGGCTGGATGGCGCTCAACCGCGACGATGACGCCATGCTGGCGCTGTGCTCGCTGCTGGGCGTGGAAGTGCGGCCGGGTTCGGACCCGTTCTGATGCGTGCTGCGGGTTGACCGGTGCGGCCCCGCGGCTTGCGTAGCAAGGCGCGGGGCGCAACGCGCGTACTCAATACCTGCCTAAGGCAGGTATTGAGTACGCGCGTTGGCGATGACGGCTTTGACCAGTACGCGGTCGGTGTGCCGCGAGATGGCCTGTGCGCCCAGCGCGATGGCCTGCAGGCGCAGCGGGGCGGGGATGTCGTAATGCGCGCCGCTGGGGCGGTTCTGGAACGCCCGTCGCGGAATCCCGAGCTGCGCCGCCATGGCGTGCAGCTCGGGCAGGGTGTCGGCCATCAGATGCGCCCAGCGCTCGCCGCGCCAGGGGTGGACCGCATCGTCGATATAGACCGTCACCGGGTGGCCGTGGCTCAGGCCTGCGGCTTGTCGTCGCTGGCGGCCGGGGGGGCGTCGGCGGCGGCATCGGTGCCGGTTTCGTCTGCCACCGGGGCGTCGTCGCTGGCGTCGGCAGTGGTTTCAGCGGTTTCGGCGTCGTCGCCTTCTTCGCCTTCCACACCTTCAAACTCGGACACCAGCTGGGCCAGGTAGTCGTCGGCGGTCTTGCCTTCGTCGGCGGCCAGGTCGTCGATCAGCTGCTGCAGCTGGGTCGAGTATTCCAGGTTGACCTTGCGGCCTTCCTTTTCCTGCACGTTGGACAGGTGCTTGAGCATGGCCAGCATCGGGATCGGGTTGTCGGCGTTGCCCATGGTCTGGCCGCCGATGGCCAGCAGCCATTCGGTGCCCTGCAGGCCGATGGCGGCCACCACCTGGCCCTCTTCGTTGGTCAGCACGGCGTGGTTCTGCACCTGCTGCTGGGCGTTGAGGCGGTTGATCGGGCGCTTGGGCTGCAGCTTCTTGCGCTTGTCGCGCTTGGCCTTGGACTGCTTGGACATGGTGGGATCTATCTGTACGTGGAAAGCGGCCATTGTAATGGGGGTTGGCCGCAGACGTCGGCCCTTCCGGTCATGCCCATATCGAACGCTGCCCACGCGCGTGCAGTCGGCTGGGGCGCGACCCTACCCGGGCGTGGCGCGTGCATCGTCTGGGCGTGCAGGCATCAACCGAACGTGGCGCGCACCGACCGTCCGTGCGGCCCTCCGACCGGCCCGCACGGCTGACCAACCCCCGGCAAACCCCCGGTCAGGGCGTCGCCGCCGGGGCCTGTGCGGCGTGGATGTCGGCGTCGCCGGTGGTGGGCGACAACGCCACCTCCTGCCCGGCACCGGCCAGCGCTGCCGCTTCGGCTGCCTTGGTCATCACCACGATGCTGATGCGGCGGTTGATCGGGTTGTCCGGCTGGGCCTTGTCGAACAGCACCGACGAGGACAGGCCGACCACGCGGGTCACCTTCTCTTCGGTCATGCCACCGTCCAGCAACGCGCGCCGGGCGGCGTTGGCGCGGTCGGCGCTGAGCTCCCAGTTGCTGTAGCCGTGCACCGCGTTGTAGGCGGTGGTGTCGGTGTGGCCGGTGATGCTGATCCGGTTCGGCACGTGGTTGATGAACTGCGACAA
This genomic interval carries:
- a CDS encoding class III extradiol ring-cleavage dioxygenase; amino-acid sequence: MSRLPSLYISHGSPMTALHPGLVGQRLAALAAQLPRPRAIVMASAHWLTHQPTVGAHAQPPTIHDFGGFPQALFDLQYPAPGDPALAGEIAARLAAAGLPTALDRNRGLDHGAWVPLRFLYPQADIPVVPLAIQPLLGPAHQFALGRALAPLREQGVLVIGSGSITHNLHDWGHYQDGKEAPYVRPFIGWVEQRLQEDDTAALLDYRARAPHAAQAHPTDEHLQPLHVAMGAAGSDTLGAQRIDAGIDAGFLAMDIYRFDGHATR
- a CDS encoding DUF4156 domain-containing protein codes for the protein MKPGSIRTTLAMAMMFAGLLAGCASTPVTRHAAQVRVTHNEPVGCQFLGDVTGSQGNFLTGAYTSNKNLESGARNDLKNRAAAMGGNVVYLLTDRAGVTGRQGSQAQTNVTLSGNVYRCD
- a CDS encoding Na+/H+ antiporter, with amino-acid sequence MHTIEVVLAMLVAVVASGYLVRVLPLSLPLPLVQIGLGAVIAGVFNRGHALEPEMFFLLFLPPLLFLDGWRIPKQGLFRDKGVILELAFGLVVFTVIGAGFLIHWMIPVMPLAVAFALAAIISPTDPVAVGSIASRAPIPKRLMHILEGESLLNDASGLVCFRFAVAAVMTGSFSLATASLTFLWVALAGVAIGAAVTLGVSTFQRWLWRRFGEEPGAALLVNLLIPFAAYLLAEEANASGILAAVAAGITMSYVELTGRVSGSMRVQRAAVWGMLQFSFNGIMFVLLGEQLPGIVERAITTVSESGHHSAWWLLVYVVVINLALVLLRLAWVWLSLRWSVLRARHRGEARPGTSWRIVVATSVAGVRGAITLAGVLTLPLFLPDGSAFPARDLVIFLAAAVILVSLVGASVALPRLLKGLELPADSGERKAEDLARRLASKAALAGVERMRQQLVQNQTTENVQLYNDAASRVSLLYQRNLEKDDGPDADPEKVQRMEQGYRQLRGAGLTAEREELFRLTRRGTISDEVSRKLIRNLDLLETRQRD
- a CDS encoding DUF3297 family protein, whose amino-acid sequence is MSDTPPDHLAINPTSPFHDAAALERGVGIRFNDVERDNVEEYSVSEGWIRVQAGKARDRRGNPMTIKIKGTVVAYYLDQKADA
- a CDS encoding DUF4031 domain-containing protein — protein: MTVYIDDAVHPWRGERWAHLMADTLPELHAMAAQLGIPRRAFQNRPSGAHYDIPAPLRLQAIALGAQAISRHTDRVLVKAVIANARTQYLP